The Arsenophonus sp. aPb DNA window TTATTTAGGCACTGTTGCAAATTTCGTGCTGCGGCAGCCTTATTTGTTGGTGAAGGTCTTCCCCAGATGATGGACAAAGTAAAAGGACTTAGCCTGGCCTTTACGCAGCAGCGCCCGCATCACTTCAATCCCTTTTATCGTGGCATAAGCTGTCTTCATCGATTTAAACCCCAGCAGGGCACTGATTATCCGATTCAGTTTGCCATGGTCGCATTCGATAACGTTATTTCGGTACTTAATCTATCGGTGTTCCAACGTCAGACGGACATTGACCTTCACGTTTGAGCTGAGCAAGCACACGAGCGTATGTCGGAGACTTATCCGTATTGATAACGCGTGAGAGCTATCCTTGTTTCACGTTATTTAAAATTTTACCCAGAAACCCGTAGCCACTTTGCTGTTACGCCGTGGGGGCAAGGTAAAAATCCAGAGTACGCCCTCTGTGGTCTACAGCGCGATACAAATAAGCCCACTGGTCATTAGCCCTTACATACATTTCATCAATCATGTTGGGCACCTTTAATTAAATGGTTAGGAAAGATTATCAGCAATCCGACCCGATTTTTGCAATAGTGCCTCTCTGCACCAGTCCTCTATTATTCCAGTTGACGTTACCGCTGTTGCCACCACCTTGGGCACTGTTATTCCAGTTATATCTTTGTAAGAGTGCTGAATAGATAACTGAGACATATTTAGCCTGATGAATTGCCTCATCTAGCATTTTGTACTTAATGCCAATAAAAGGCTGATTATTAGGATGCATCCCTATCTGACGACCGATTTCAACTACCGTTCGAACATCACGATCATGACTCTGATCCCAGAAGGGTTTTATTTTATAACTTTCAAAAGCATTTCTCAGAATAGTATTATCAAGGCTACAGCCATTACCCCAAATCTGAACCGGCTCATAACATTCAAGTGCAACAAAGTCGTTTAATTGAGTCAGTATATCAGGTAATGTTTTAACATTAACTTGAATTGTCTCATTACGCGCATTATCAGGCAAAGATAACCACCACTGGAAAATATCTTTATCTACATCGCGGTTAAATGATATCTGTTTAATCAAATCAGCGATTTTATAAAATTGTTTTTTACCAATTTCACCGGTTAAAGGTTCAAATGGAACAGCTGCGATAGCAATAATCGCTGCATTAGGTTGTTTACTCATTATTCCCAAAGAAAGCATAAGATGTTTAAATTTCATTTAAATTCTCCTTTAATATATTAAAATAAATATCCTTTTTATTATTTTTATTTTCATCTTTATTATGTTTTTCTACTAATTTAAATTCATTGATTTTTTCTTAGTAAATTAAGGTAATTCATTTTCCAAATAGTGAAACACTGTGTGATTATATTTCATTATCAATATGATGTTATCTTATAAATTACCCATATCATTTGATTAACTAATTTATATTTATAGATTAGTTTATACATTTTACAAAATTTATATTTTTAATTAAAATCGTCTTTATGAGATTTGATTTTTATTTATTATTTTTACAAACTGAATATTTATTTAAATAAAAACAATTCTACTTTTACTCTCATAGTTAATTCACTGTAAAAACAAATAATCTCATTTTTAAAATTCTTTATTCAGTGGTTCAATCACTATAGTTAATGCAGGCTATCGTCTTTTCTTTTGTTAAGAAAACTATTCCTCTGGATAATTTTAATCTATCATTATTTAAACTATTCAAAACACATCAGGTTTGTATTTACTTTAAGTATAAAAAGAAAATTCAATCTCTGGAGTATACCATTCTTTTTATAGCACTTATTTCAAACCTATTAAACCAACAACAATTAGTTTTAATTATATCAGCAGTAAAAAATATTAAAGCAGTATGCAAATAAACTTGCTTTGGCCTTTAATAGTTTCATATTTATATTTTCCTGTAAAGAGAAATAATATCGTTTTAGGGCGACATTTTAATCACTGTTACAAATTTCGTGATAAGGTAATCTTATTTGTTGGTGAAGACCTGGGGCACTGTTGCAAATATCGTGATGCGGCAGCCTTATTTATTGGTGAAGGTTTTAAGTTTCAAAGACGTTGCTCACCAAACGCATCGGCACTGTTGCAAATTTCATAAAGCATCGACGTGTCACACTGATGGAGTTAGTAATGAAACATCTCAGAGCACGTGATATGCTAGAATTTAGTCATGAGATAGCTAGTCACAAAGGGATTATGGTGATATTTTTATCTAATATTCGACGACATAAGATCTTATAACAGTACCATCCTTACAACAATGCGACTTCTATTTTTACGTTTTAGCGTTTTACACAACAATAATAAAATTATATTTTGTTATTAAAGTATCCTGTTTTATTAAAACAGATCACTCTATTTATGCTCATATTTGTAACAGATCCAATGAAAACGGTGTTGATGTGCAGACAGCTAGGCTTAATTCATTTAACTGGCAATGACTGAGGAAAAAATTTCGGCACTGTTGCAAAGATCGGGTCGGATTGCTGATAATCTTTCCTAACGATTTAATCAATGGTGCCCAACATGAATGTTTTTAAAGGCCGACACTTTACCCGCGACATCATCCTGTGGGCAGTACGCTGGTACTGCAAATACGGCATCAGTTATCGTGAATTACAGGAGATGCTGGCCGAACGCGGTGTGCATGTCGACCACACCACCCTCTATCGCTGGGTCCAGCGTTATGCGCCTGAAATGGAAAAACGGCTGCGCTGGTACTGGCGGAACCCTTCCTCTCTCTGCCCGTGGCACATTGATGAAACTTATGTAAAGGTGAATGGCCGGTGGGCTTATCTGTATCGCGCCGTAGACAACAGAGGGCGTACTCTGGATTTTTACCTTTCACCACGGCGTAACAGCAAAGCGGCATACCGGTTTCTGGGTAAAATTTTAAACAACGTAAAACAGGGGCAGATCCCACGTGTTATCAATACAGACAAGTCTCCGACATACGCTCGTGCGCTCACCCGGCTTAAACGTGAAGGTCAATGTCCGTCTGACCTTGAGCACCGACAGATTAAGTACCGGAATAACGTTATCGAATGCGATCATGGCAAACTGAAGCGGATAATCAGTGCCACGCTGGGTTTTAAATCGATGAAGACGGCTTATGCCACAATAAAAGGGATTGAAGTGATGCGGGCGCTGCGTAAAGGTCAGGCAGAGTCGTTTTACTTCGGCCATCCTTTGGGTGAGATGTGTCTGGTGAGTAGAGTCTTTGAAACGTAAGACCTTCACCAACAAATAAGGCTACCGCATCACGATCTTTGCAACAGTGCCCCAAAATCTCCACCTATTATGGCTTTATTTTATACTGATAAGGATGGCATAGATTCAGCTCGTCTCTATCAAATTCAATGGTACAATGCAACAAAACAGATAAAACCAATAATTAATCTTCAACTTCCAGATAAACCTGAAAATGATGCTAAGTTTTCTTTTAAAAATAACGATCAAGCGCTTTATCCCTTACAAAATAAAAATATATGCGACCGCTATATTGATAATTTCTCGTGGGCTTTACGTTATGACCATAGATTAAAAAAACATTTAGTAACCTTAAAAGTAACCCCTACCGATTGTGGTAGATATGTTAATAATGACCAAACAAATAACTTCTTTAATGAACTTGTCTCCCATCACTATTTTGATGAGGGATGGTATAATAATCCAGATAATAAGATCGATTCTATTGCTAGTATGAGAAGCCAATTAGTTTGTCACTTTATTATTGCTAGGGAAAAGGCCTCCTGGAATCTTGAACCTTCTCGAAAATATATTTCATATGAAAATTCAATTAAGGAAAATTGCAATAATGTATAATTAAAATACCACCCTTTAAAGGTGACTTTTAAATATTAAAAGCCATCCATTTCCATTTTTATATTCTCTAACTTACTTATCTCACAAAAGTTGAAATATTGACATCAGAGATGATAAGAAATCCGGTTGTTTTGCGTTTATGGGAACGTAATATTTTCAATTTATTTTTTATCAATTTCTTTGTAACATCTACCATAGCCTCAAATTTTAAAGAATATGGTGCTAGTTAAAGCAGTTTATATTACCAGCGGTTGTCTATTTTTATACTTCATACCTAAGCCTTCGGACTTCAGACATATAGCATCGGACTTTACACATTTAATTAATATAAAAACTTTATTGATTGATGTAATTAAAAGAAAATTTACGCTTTAACTTATACATAATTAATCTTTTACCGCTTTTTTATTCACTTTAGTTGTGGATAACTTTCTCAAAATAATGTGCAAAATTAACCTAACTTTCTAATCAAAAAGACTTCACCTGATTTGATTAAATTTTAACCGATTAGCTCTCCCGATTTTTGGCAAAATTAACTAAATTTGGCTCCCTCATTCGTTCACTCATAAATGCTTTACTTACTTATGAAGAATTGTAAGTATTTTTTATGAAAAAAATTTTTTGCATTTTAAACCCCTTAAAACACTCATATACTATTTTTTCAGACAAAAACCACAAACCCCATGCTTAAGATTTGGAGGATATTAGAAAAGGTTTCATGATTGAGAACTACTTAACAACTGTTTTTTCAGCTTATAAACTTCACGTTTATCTTTTTCGCATTTACACAACAGATCTGTTTCTATGGGATCCAATAGACAATTTTAAAAAAATAACTTTATCATTTTCTGTATCAGAAACAATTTTATAATCAGGTAACTCATTTACTGTACAAAGTTTTTTAATTAGTCGTTTAAACTCAGCTTTATTCGAAGTATTACCTGTTTTTAAATATAGCTTTTCAAGAGAAATAACAAATTCGTGCTCACTTCCACAATGTTTACGTGCAATTTCATAAAGACGTCAGTTAATCGCTTTCCGAATAAGGAAATTGTAATATTTTGGTTTAAGTAATTCCTTGATACAACCAATTCGGTAATGTAATTTCAACCATACCAATATCAAGCTTTTAATTTTGCTTCTCTATGATACGAGCACTGTGGCTCAAACCAAAAATAAACGTTTCTTGCTTATCATCTGAATATTTAACATTAGGTTGAATCGTTGTTCTTTTTAATATTAATAATGCTTTTTCTAATTCTAAGTGAGATAGTCCCTTTA harbors:
- a CDS encoding 3'-5' exonuclease, whose protein sequence is MKFKHLMLSLGIMSKQPNAAIIAIAAVPFEPLTGEIGKKQFYKIADLIKQISFNRDVDKDIFQWWLSLPDNARNETIQVNVKTLPDILTQLNDFVALECYEPVQIWGNGCSLDNTILRNAFESYKIKPFWDQSHDRDVRTVVEIGRQIGMHPNNQPFIGIKYKMLDEAIHQAKYVSVIYSALLQRYNWNNSAQGGGNSGNVNWNNRGLVQRGTIAKIGSDC
- a CDS encoding IS6 family transposase, which codes for MNVFKGRHFTRDIILWAVRWYCKYGISYRELQEMLAERGVHVDHTTLYRWVQRYAPEMEKRLRWYWRNPSSLCPWHIDETYVKVNGRWAYLYRAVDNRGRTLDFYLSPRRNSKAAYRFLGKILNNVKQGQIPRVINTDKSPTYARALTRLKREGQCPSDLEHRQIKYRNNVIECDHGKLKRIISATLGFKSMKTAYATIKGIEVMRALRKGQAESFYFGHPLGEMCLVSRVFET
- a CDS encoding DUF2599 domain-containing protein; translated protein: MALFYTDKDGIDSARLYQIQWYNATKQIKPIINLQLPDKPENDAKFSFKNNDQALYPLQNKNICDRYIDNFSWALRYDHRLKKHLVTLKVTPTDCGRYVNNDQTNNFFNELVSHHYFDEGWYNNPDNKIDSIASMRSQLVCHFIIAREKASWNLEPSRKYISYENSIKENCNNV
- a CDS encoding replication initiator protein A; amino-acid sequence: MARKHCGSEHEFVISLEKLYLKTGNTSNKAEFKRLIKKLCTVNELPDYKIVSDTENDKVIFLKLSIGSHRNRSVV